A region of Arabidopsis thaliana chromosome 5, partial sequence DNA encodes the following proteins:
- a CDS encoding Stigma-specific Stig1 family protein (Stigma-specific Stig1 family protein; FUNCTIONS IN: molecular_function unknown; INVOLVED IN: biological_process unknown; LOCATED IN: endomembrane system; CONTAINS InterPro DOMAIN/s: Stigma-specific protein Stig1 (InterPro:IPR006969); BEST Arabidopsis thaliana protein match is: Stigma-specific Stig1 family protein (TAIR:AT4G26880.1); Has 1807 Blast hits to 1807 proteins in 277 species: Archae - 0; Bacteria - 0; Metazoa - 736; Fungi - 347; Plants - 385; Viruses - 0; Other Eukaryotes - 339 (source: NCBI BLink).) translates to MAHFMKLLVTIALTTVVTIAIVTTKTTTKTATFALEDPFKDLTPPGTIKIRPSRFLAEKVDKGKEPKARNPNAADHCNKDNEICSSSDYSTGANATMACCNNKCMDLSTDDKNCGLCKNKCKFGQTCCRGQCVYVAYDKRHCGECNHRCDLGEFCVYGLCNYA, encoded by the coding sequence ATGGCCCATTTCATGAAGCTACTCGTGACAATTGCATTAACAACCGTGGTCACAATCGCCATCGTCACCACCAAAACCACCACCAAGACCGCAACATTTGCTCTCGAAGACCCTTTCAAGGACCTTACACCACCAGGAACGATCAAGATCAGACCAAGTCGGTTCTTGGCAGAAAAAGTCGACAAGGGTAAAGAACCAAAAGCCCGTAACCCAAACGCAGCTGACCATTGCAACAAGGACAATGAAATCTGTAGCAGCAGCGATTACAGCACAGGAGCAAACGCTACAATGGCTTGTTGCAACAACAAGTGTATGGATTTATCAACCGACGACAAAAACTGCGGTTTATGTAAGAACAAATGCAAGTTCGGGCAAACGTGTTGTCGTGGTCAGTGCGTTTACGTGGCCTACGATAAACGCCATTGCGGTGAGTGTAACCATCGTTGCGATCTCGGCGAGTTCTGCGTCTACGGTCTCTGTAACTACGCGTGA
- a CDS encoding SWAP (Suppressor-of-White-APricot)/surp domain-containing protein: MPDHHLHLYFRFLVDHQELLTGKSSVEEKKNESEKDGGALSLLGSVYGTVEDEDANEESANDSKTSESAKGDDGVKVTDSNGPEGSKGAAKIASKHSLPLNDHASFIKRNPSVSAVNVVEKKQINTEKLVTSDKSQPKLELQIVEPTTEMKRVIDKIVDFIQKNGKELEATLVAQDVKYGMFPFLRPSSLYHAYYRKVLQEAEELKSGDKGVIIRKEDVKQEKMGNAVKDSKHGFGSVLPDDSAKKEKLKMVSDKPKVELHNEPFKPVQPQMRVNVDANTAAAILQAARRGIRNPQLGILTGKPMDETSQTLGNDVSYPSSKSPDLAKSTGQSLSGSTAASEADSSEAGLSKEQKLKAERLKRAKMFVAKLKPDAQPVQQAEPSRSISVEPLDSGISGLGAKAAKERDSSSIPYVAESKLADDGNSERRSKRNYRSRSQRDEDGKMEQGEEEESSMDEVTEETKTDKKHSCSRKRHKHKTRYSSKDRHSRDKHKHESSSDDEYHSRSRHRHRHSKSSDRHELYDSSDNEGEHRHRSSKHSKDVDYSKDKRSHHHRSRKHEKHRDSSDDEHHHHRHRSSRRKHEDSSDVEHGHRHKSSKRIKKDEKTVEEETVSKSDQSDLKASPGDNIPYLQNEPSQVSDELRAKIRAMLADTLYVSSN; the protein is encoded by the exons ATGCCAGACCATCATCTTCACCTTTACTTTAGGTTTCTTGTTGACCATCAAGAGCTTTTGACAGGAAAGTCTTCtgtagaagagaaaaagaacgAAAGTGAGAAGGATGGTGGAGCTTTGTCATTGCTTGGTTCGGTTTATGGGACtgtagaagatgaagatgctAACGAAGAGTCTGCAAACGACTCCAAAACAAGTGAGTCCGCCAAAGGTGATGATGGTGTTAAGGTAACTGATTCCAATGGACCTGAAGGGTCGAAAGGAGCTGCAAAGATTGCCTCTAAGCATTCTCTGCCGTTGAATGATCATGCATCTTTCATAAAAAGAAATCCCTCTGTCAGCGCAGTAAATGTTGtagagaagaagcagatcAATACAGAAAAACTTGTGACGTCTGATAAGTCGCAACCCAAGCTTGAACTGCAGATTGTGGAGCCGACTACTGAGATGAAAAGAGTGATTGATAAGATAGTAGACTTCATTCAAAAGAACGGGAAAGAACTAGAGGCTACTCTTGTTGCACAGGATGTGAAATACGGGATGTTTCCATTCTTACGTCCATCTAGCTTATACCATGCATATTATCGGAAGGTTCTCCAAGAAGCCGAAGAG TTAAAATCAGGTGACAAAGGCGTTATTATCAGAAAAGAAGACGTGAAGCAAGAGAAGATGGGCAATGCTGTAAAAGATAGCAAACACGGGTTTGGGAGTGTTTTACCAGATGATTCTGccaagaaagagaaactaaaaatGGTTAGTGACAAACCAAAGGTCGAGTTGCACAATGAACCATTCAAGCCTGTCCAACCGCAGATGAGGGTCAATGTGGATGCGAATACTGCTGCTGCTATTCTTCAAGCGGCTAGAAGAGGCATAAGGAATCCCCAGTTGGGGATTCTAACAGGCAAACCCATGGATGAGACTTCTCAGACCCTTGGAAATGATGTGAGTTACCCTTCATCTAAGTCCCCTGATTTGGCCAAATCTACAGGTCAATCACTCTCTGGCTCGACTGCTGCTAGTGAAGCTGATTCTTCTGAAGCAGGCTTGTCTAAAGAGCAGAAGTTGAAGGCAGAAAGATTGAAACGTGCAAAAATGTTTGTGGCCAAGTTAAAACCTGATGCGCAGCCAGTTCAACAAGCTGAACCGTCGCGAAGCATATCAGTCGAACCGTTGGACTCTGGGATTTCTGGATTAGGTGCTAAGGCTGCCAAAGAAAGAGACAGTAGCTCGATTCCATATGTAGCTGAGTCAAAACTAGCGGATGATGGTAACAGTGAAAGACGATCAAAGAGGAATTACCGTTCGAGATCACAGAGAGATGAAGATGGTAAGATGGAAcaaggagaagaggaagagagcaGCATGGACGAAGTTACAGAAGAAACCAAGACTGATAAGAAGCATTCATGTAGTAGAAAACGGCATAAACATAAGACACGATACTCTTCCAAGGACAGACATTCTCGGGACAAGCACAAGCATGAGAGCTCCTCAGATGATGAGTATCACAGTCGTTCGCGTCATAGACACAGACACAGCAAATCTTCAGATAGGCATGAGCTTTATGATTCTTCTGATAATGAGGGTGAGCACCGACACAGATCCAGTAAGCATAGCAAAGACGTTGATTATTCTAAGGACAAGCGTAGCCATCATCACAGATCCAGGAAGCATGAAAAGCACCGTGATTCATCTGATGATGAACATCATCACCACCGACACAGATCCAGTAGACGCAAGCACGAGGACTCTTCAGACGTTGAGCATGGTCATCGTCACAAGTCTAGTAAACGTataaagaaagatgagaaaacAGTGGAAGAGGAGACTGTTTCAAAGTCAGATCAGTCTGATCTTAAAGCATCTCCTGGAGATAACATCCCGTATCTGCAAAATGAACCATCTCAAGTTTCGGATGAGCTAAGAGCCAAAATCCGTGCCATGTTAGCTGATACCTTGTACGTTTCTTCTAACTGA
- a CDS encoding SWAP (Suppressor-of-White-APricot)/surp domain-containing protein (SWAP (Suppressor-of-White-APricot)/surp domain-containing protein; FUNCTIONS IN: RNA binding; INVOLVED IN: RNA processing; LOCATED IN: cellular_component unknown; EXPRESSED IN: 24 plant structures; EXPRESSED DURING: 15 growth stages; CONTAINS InterPro DOMAIN/s: Splicing factor, suppressor of white apricot (InterPro:IPR019147), SWAP/Surp (InterPro:IPR000061); Has 37493 Blast hits to 21004 proteins in 1134 species: Archae - 58; Bacteria - 2223; Metazoa - 18747; Fungi - 3374; Plants - 2679; Viruses - 122; Other Eukaryotes - 10290 (source: NCBI BLink).) has protein sequence MDLEIVGRHALFFDDDSMATFVNSPTALVDWNSLFIDRYDVRHLLSSPPPPRIKRRRPNSNDADLESELDHERYLDLPSESPSPSDDDEHDMNEDSANTNADGYRAVSFSYGSSSDVNDQKNAADMESGFHPPFPVPDYLRQNLPPTEKLHQIITRTSSFVSKHGGQSEIVLRVKQGDNPTFGFLMPDHHLHLYFRFLVDHQELLTGKSSVEEKKNESEKDGGALSLLGSVYGTVEDEDANEESANDSKTSESAKGDDGVKVTDSNGPEGSKGAAKIASKHSLPLNDHASFIKRNPSVSAVNVVEKKQINTEKLVTSDKSQPKLELQIVEPTTEMKRVIDKIVDFIQKNGKELEATLVAQDVKYGMFPFLRPSSLYHAYYRKVLQEAEELKSGDKGVIIRKEDVKQEKMGNAVKDSKHGFGSVLPDDSAKKEKLKMVSDKPKVELHNEPFKPVQPQMRVNVDANTAAAILQAARRGIRNPQLGILTGKPMDETSQTLGNDVSYPSSKSPDLAKSTGQSLSGSTAASEADSSEAGLSKEQKLKAERLKRAKMFVAKLKPDAQPVQQAEPSRSISVEPLDSGISGLGAKAAKERDSSSIPYVAESKLADDGNSERRSKRNYRSRSQRDEDGKMEQGEEEESSMDEVTEETKTDKKHSCSRKRHKHKTRYSSKDRHSRDKHKHESSSDDEYHSRSRHRHRHSKSSDRHELYDSSDNEGEHRHRSSKHSKDVDYSKDKRSHHHRSRKHEKHRDSSDDEHHHHRHRSSRRKHEDSSDVEHGHRHKSSKRIKKDEKTVEEETVSKSDQSDLKASPGDNIPYLQNEPSQVSDELRAKIRAMLADTLGDGR, from the exons ATGGATCTAGAGATTGTTGGTCGTCACGCTCTCTTTTTCGACGATGATTCGATGGCAACGTTTGTCAACTCTCCGACGGCGCTCGTTGACTGGAACAGCCTCTTTATTGACCGCTACGATGTTCGTCAtctcctctcttctcctcctcctccacgtATCAAACGCCGTCGTCCGAATTCAAACGATGCTGACTTGGAATCGGAGCTCGATCACGAGCGTTATCTAGATTTACCGTCGGAATCTCCATCTCCGTCGGATGATGATGAACACG ATATGAATGAGGATTCAGCAAATACAAATGCGGATGGTTATCGTGCTGTCTCTTTTTCATATGGAAGCTCTAGTGATGTCAATGACCAGAAAAATGCTGCTGATATGGAATCTGGATTTCACCCGCCTTTCCCCGTGCCTGATTACTTACGTCAAAACCTG CCTCCAACTGAGAAATTACATCAGATTATCACTAGGACTTCAAGTTTTGTAAGCAAACACGGTGGGCAATCTGAAATTGTCTTGAGAGTCAAACAAGGAGACAACCCTACATTTGGGTTCCTAATGCCAGACCATCATCTTCACCTTTACTTTAGGTTTCTTGTTGACCATCAAGAGCTTTTGACAGGAAAGTCTTCtgtagaagagaaaaagaacgAAAGTGAGAAGGATGGTGGAGCTTTGTCATTGCTTGGTTCGGTTTATGGGACtgtagaagatgaagatgctAACGAAGAGTCTGCAAACGACTCCAAAACAAGTGAGTCCGCCAAAGGTGATGATGGTGTTAAGGTAACTGATTCCAATGGACCTGAAGGGTCGAAAGGAGCTGCAAAGATTGCCTCTAAGCATTCTCTGCCGTTGAATGATCATGCATCTTTCATAAAAAGAAATCCCTCTGTCAGCGCAGTAAATGTTGtagagaagaagcagatcAATACAGAAAAACTTGTGACGTCTGATAAGTCGCAACCCAAGCTTGAACTGCAGATTGTGGAGCCGACTACTGAGATGAAAAGAGTGATTGATAAGATAGTAGACTTCATTCAAAAGAACGGGAAAGAACTAGAGGCTACTCTTGTTGCACAGGATGTGAAATACGGGATGTTTCCATTCTTACGTCCATCTAGCTTATACCATGCATATTATCGGAAGGTTCTCCAAGAAGCCGAAGAG TTAAAATCAGGTGACAAAGGCGTTATTATCAGAAAAGAAGACGTGAAGCAAGAGAAGATGGGCAATGCTGTAAAAGATAGCAAACACGGGTTTGGGAGTGTTTTACCAGATGATTCTGccaagaaagagaaactaaaaatGGTTAGTGACAAACCAAAGGTCGAGTTGCACAATGAACCATTCAAGCCTGTCCAACCGCAGATGAGGGTCAATGTGGATGCGAATACTGCTGCTGCTATTCTTCAAGCGGCTAGAAGAGGCATAAGGAATCCCCAGTTGGGGATTCTAACAGGCAAACCCATGGATGAGACTTCTCAGACCCTTGGAAATGATGTGAGTTACCCTTCATCTAAGTCCCCTGATTTGGCCAAATCTACAGGTCAATCACTCTCTGGCTCGACTGCTGCTAGTGAAGCTGATTCTTCTGAAGCAGGCTTGTCTAAAGAGCAGAAGTTGAAGGCAGAAAGATTGAAACGTGCAAAAATGTTTGTGGCCAAGTTAAAACCTGATGCGCAGCCAGTTCAACAAGCTGAACCGTCGCGAAGCATATCAGTCGAACCGTTGGACTCTGGGATTTCTGGATTAGGTGCTAAGGCTGCCAAAGAAAGAGACAGTAGCTCGATTCCATATGTAGCTGAGTCAAAACTAGCGGATGATGGTAACAGTGAAAGACGATCAAAGAGGAATTACCGTTCGAGATCACAGAGAGATGAAGATGGTAAGATGGAAcaaggagaagaggaagagagcaGCATGGACGAAGTTACAGAAGAAACCAAGACTGATAAGAAGCATTCATGTAGTAGAAAACGGCATAAACATAAGACACGATACTCTTCCAAGGACAGACATTCTCGGGACAAGCACAAGCATGAGAGCTCCTCAGATGATGAGTATCACAGTCGTTCGCGTCATAGACACAGACACAGCAAATCTTCAGATAGGCATGAGCTTTATGATTCTTCTGATAATGAGGGTGAGCACCGACACAGATCCAGTAAGCATAGCAAAGACGTTGATTATTCTAAGGACAAGCGTAGCCATCATCACAGATCCAGGAAGCATGAAAAGCACCGTGATTCATCTGATGATGAACATCATCACCACCGACACAGATCCAGTAGACGCAAGCACGAGGACTCTTCAGACGTTGAGCATGGTCATCGTCACAAGTCTAGTAAACGTataaagaaagatgagaaaacAGTGGAAGAGGAGACTGTTTCAAAGTCAGATCAGTCTGATCTTAAAGCATCTCCTGGAGATAACATCCCGTATCTGCAAAATGAACCATCTCAAGTTTCGGATGAGCTAAGAGCCAAAATCCGTGCCATGTTAGCTGATACCTT GGGAGATGGTCGGTGA
- a CDS encoding SWAP (Suppressor-of-White-APricot)/surp domain-containing protein encodes MPDHHLHLYFRFLVDHQELLTGKSSVEEKKNESEKDGGALSLLGSVYGTVEDEDANEESANDSKTSESAKGDDGVKVTDSNGPEGSKGAAKIASKHSLPLNDHASFIKRNPSVSAVNVVEKKQINTEKLVTSDKSQPKLELQIVEPTTEMKRVIDKIVDFIQKNGKELEATLVAQDVKYGMFPFLRPSSLYHAYYRKVLQEAEELKSGDKGVIIRKEDVKQEKMGNAVKDSKHGFGSVLPDDSAKKEKLKMVSDKPKVELHNEPFKPVQPQMRVNVDANTAAAILQAARRGIRNPQLGILTGKPMDETSQTLGNDVSYPSSKSPDLAKSTGQSLSGSTAASEADSSEAGLSKEQKLKAERLKRAKMFVAKLKPDAQPVQQAEPSRSISVEPLDSGISGLGAKAAKERDSSSIPYVAESKLADDGNSERRSKRNYRSRSQRDEDGKMEQGEEEESSMDEVTEETKTDKKHSCSRKRHKHKTRYSSKDRHSRDKHKHESSSDDEYHSRSRHRHRHSKSSDRHELYDSSDNEGEHRHRSSKHSKDVDYSKDKRSHHHRSRKHEKHRDSSDDEHHHHRHRSSRRKHEDSSDVEHGHRHKSSKRIKKDEKTVEEETVSKSDQSDLKASPGDNIPYLQNEPSQVSDELRAKIRAMLADTLGDGR; translated from the exons ATGCCAGACCATCATCTTCACCTTTACTTTAGGTTTCTTGTTGACCATCAAGAGCTTTTGACAGGAAAGTCTTCtgtagaagagaaaaagaacgAAAGTGAGAAGGATGGTGGAGCTTTGTCATTGCTTGGTTCGGTTTATGGGACtgtagaagatgaagatgctAACGAAGAGTCTGCAAACGACTCCAAAACAAGTGAGTCCGCCAAAGGTGATGATGGTGTTAAGGTAACTGATTCCAATGGACCTGAAGGGTCGAAAGGAGCTGCAAAGATTGCCTCTAAGCATTCTCTGCCGTTGAATGATCATGCATCTTTCATAAAAAGAAATCCCTCTGTCAGCGCAGTAAATGTTGtagagaagaagcagatcAATACAGAAAAACTTGTGACGTCTGATAAGTCGCAACCCAAGCTTGAACTGCAGATTGTGGAGCCGACTACTGAGATGAAAAGAGTGATTGATAAGATAGTAGACTTCATTCAAAAGAACGGGAAAGAACTAGAGGCTACTCTTGTTGCACAGGATGTGAAATACGGGATGTTTCCATTCTTACGTCCATCTAGCTTATACCATGCATATTATCGGAAGGTTCTCCAAGAAGCCGAAGAG TTAAAATCAGGTGACAAAGGCGTTATTATCAGAAAAGAAGACGTGAAGCAAGAGAAGATGGGCAATGCTGTAAAAGATAGCAAACACGGGTTTGGGAGTGTTTTACCAGATGATTCTGccaagaaagagaaactaaaaatGGTTAGTGACAAACCAAAGGTCGAGTTGCACAATGAACCATTCAAGCCTGTCCAACCGCAGATGAGGGTCAATGTGGATGCGAATACTGCTGCTGCTATTCTTCAAGCGGCTAGAAGAGGCATAAGGAATCCCCAGTTGGGGATTCTAACAGGCAAACCCATGGATGAGACTTCTCAGACCCTTGGAAATGATGTGAGTTACCCTTCATCTAAGTCCCCTGATTTGGCCAAATCTACAGGTCAATCACTCTCTGGCTCGACTGCTGCTAGTGAAGCTGATTCTTCTGAAGCAGGCTTGTCTAAAGAGCAGAAGTTGAAGGCAGAAAGATTGAAACGTGCAAAAATGTTTGTGGCCAAGTTAAAACCTGATGCGCAGCCAGTTCAACAAGCTGAACCGTCGCGAAGCATATCAGTCGAACCGTTGGACTCTGGGATTTCTGGATTAGGTGCTAAGGCTGCCAAAGAAAGAGACAGTAGCTCGATTCCATATGTAGCTGAGTCAAAACTAGCGGATGATGGTAACAGTGAAAGACGATCAAAGAGGAATTACCGTTCGAGATCACAGAGAGATGAAGATGGTAAGATGGAAcaaggagaagaggaagagagcaGCATGGACGAAGTTACAGAAGAAACCAAGACTGATAAGAAGCATTCATGTAGTAGAAAACGGCATAAACATAAGACACGATACTCTTCCAAGGACAGACATTCTCGGGACAAGCACAAGCATGAGAGCTCCTCAGATGATGAGTATCACAGTCGTTCGCGTCATAGACACAGACACAGCAAATCTTCAGATAGGCATGAGCTTTATGATTCTTCTGATAATGAGGGTGAGCACCGACACAGATCCAGTAAGCATAGCAAAGACGTTGATTATTCTAAGGACAAGCGTAGCCATCATCACAGATCCAGGAAGCATGAAAAGCACCGTGATTCATCTGATGATGAACATCATCACCACCGACACAGATCCAGTAGACGCAAGCACGAGGACTCTTCAGACGTTGAGCATGGTCATCGTCACAAGTCTAGTAAACGTataaagaaagatgagaaaacAGTGGAAGAGGAGACTGTTTCAAAGTCAGATCAGTCTGATCTTAAAGCATCTCCTGGAGATAACATCCCGTATCTGCAAAATGAACCATCTCAAGTTTCGGATGAGCTAAGAGCCAAAATCCGTGCCATGTTAGCTGATACCTT GGGAGATGGTCGGTGA
- a CDS encoding SWAP (Suppressor-of-White-APricot)/surp domain-containing protein (SWAP (Suppressor-of-White-APricot)/surp domain-containing protein; FUNCTIONS IN: RNA binding; INVOLVED IN: RNA processing; LOCATED IN: cellular_component unknown; EXPRESSED IN: 24 plant structures; EXPRESSED DURING: 15 growth stages; CONTAINS InterPro DOMAIN/s: Splicing factor, suppressor of white apricot (InterPro:IPR019147), SWAP/Surp (InterPro:IPR000061); Has 30201 Blast hits to 17322 proteins in 780 species: Archae - 12; Bacteria - 1396; Metazoa - 17338; Fungi - 3422; Plants - 5037; Viruses - 0; Other Eukaryotes - 2996 (source: NCBI BLink).) — MDLEIVGRHALFFDDDSMATFVNSPTALVDWNSLFIDRYDVRHLLSSPPPPRIKRRRPNSNDADLESELDHERYLDLPSESPSPSDDDEHDMNEDSANTNADGYRAVSFSYGSSSDVNDQKNAADMESGFHPPFPVPDYLRQNLPPTEKLHQIITRTSSFVSKHGGQSEIVLRVKQGDNPTFGFLMPDHHLHLYFRFLVDHQELLTGKSSVEEKKNESEKDGGALSLLGSVYGTVEDEDANEESANDSKTSESAKGDDGVKVTDSNGPEGSKGAAKIASKHSLPLNDHASFIKRNPSVSAVNVVEKKQINTEKLVTSDKSQPKLELQIVEPTTEMKRVIDKIVDFIQKNGKELEATLVAQDVKYGMFPFLRPSSLYHAYYRKVLQEAEELKSGDKGVIIRKEDVKQEKMGNAVKDSKHGFGSVLPDDSAKKEKLKMVSDKPKVELHNEPFKPVQPQMRVNVDANTAAAILQAARRGIRNPQLGILTGKPMDETSQTLGNDVSYPSSKSPDLAKSTGQSLSGSTAASEADSSEAGLSKEQKLKAERLKRAKMFVAKLKPDAQPVQQAEPSRSISVEPLDSGISGLGAKAAKERDSSSIPYVAESKLADDGNSERRSKRNYRSRSQRDEDGKMEQGEEEESSMDEVTEETKTDKKHSCSRKRHKHKTRYSSKDRHSRDKHKHESSSDDEYHSRSRHRHRHSKSSDRHELYDSSDNEGEHRHRSSKHSKDVDYSKDKRSHHHRSRKHEKHRDSSDDEHHHHRHRSSRRKHEDSSDVEHGHRHKSSKRIKKDEKTVEEETVSKSDQSDLKASPGDNIPYLQNEPSQVSDELRAKIRAMLADTLYVSSN, encoded by the exons ATGGATCTAGAGATTGTTGGTCGTCACGCTCTCTTTTTCGACGATGATTCGATGGCAACGTTTGTCAACTCTCCGACGGCGCTCGTTGACTGGAACAGCCTCTTTATTGACCGCTACGATGTTCGTCAtctcctctcttctcctcctcctccacgtATCAAACGCCGTCGTCCGAATTCAAACGATGCTGACTTGGAATCGGAGCTCGATCACGAGCGTTATCTAGATTTACCGTCGGAATCTCCATCTCCGTCGGATGATGATGAACACG ATATGAATGAGGATTCAGCAAATACAAATGCGGATGGTTATCGTGCTGTCTCTTTTTCATATGGAAGCTCTAGTGATGTCAATGACCAGAAAAATGCTGCTGATATGGAATCTGGATTTCACCCGCCTTTCCCCGTGCCTGATTACTTACGTCAAAACCTG CCTCCAACTGAGAAATTACATCAGATTATCACTAGGACTTCAAGTTTTGTAAGCAAACACGGTGGGCAATCTGAAATTGTCTTGAGAGTCAAACAAGGAGACAACCCTACATTTGGGTTCCTAATGCCAGACCATCATCTTCACCTTTACTTTAGGTTTCTTGTTGACCATCAAGAGCTTTTGACAGGAAAGTCTTCtgtagaagagaaaaagaacgAAAGTGAGAAGGATGGTGGAGCTTTGTCATTGCTTGGTTCGGTTTATGGGACtgtagaagatgaagatgctAACGAAGAGTCTGCAAACGACTCCAAAACAAGTGAGTCCGCCAAAGGTGATGATGGTGTTAAGGTAACTGATTCCAATGGACCTGAAGGGTCGAAAGGAGCTGCAAAGATTGCCTCTAAGCATTCTCTGCCGTTGAATGATCATGCATCTTTCATAAAAAGAAATCCCTCTGTCAGCGCAGTAAATGTTGtagagaagaagcagatcAATACAGAAAAACTTGTGACGTCTGATAAGTCGCAACCCAAGCTTGAACTGCAGATTGTGGAGCCGACTACTGAGATGAAAAGAGTGATTGATAAGATAGTAGACTTCATTCAAAAGAACGGGAAAGAACTAGAGGCTACTCTTGTTGCACAGGATGTGAAATACGGGATGTTTCCATTCTTACGTCCATCTAGCTTATACCATGCATATTATCGGAAGGTTCTCCAAGAAGCCGAAGAG TTAAAATCAGGTGACAAAGGCGTTATTATCAGAAAAGAAGACGTGAAGCAAGAGAAGATGGGCAATGCTGTAAAAGATAGCAAACACGGGTTTGGGAGTGTTTTACCAGATGATTCTGccaagaaagagaaactaaaaatGGTTAGTGACAAACCAAAGGTCGAGTTGCACAATGAACCATTCAAGCCTGTCCAACCGCAGATGAGGGTCAATGTGGATGCGAATACTGCTGCTGCTATTCTTCAAGCGGCTAGAAGAGGCATAAGGAATCCCCAGTTGGGGATTCTAACAGGCAAACCCATGGATGAGACTTCTCAGACCCTTGGAAATGATGTGAGTTACCCTTCATCTAAGTCCCCTGATTTGGCCAAATCTACAGGTCAATCACTCTCTGGCTCGACTGCTGCTAGTGAAGCTGATTCTTCTGAAGCAGGCTTGTCTAAAGAGCAGAAGTTGAAGGCAGAAAGATTGAAACGTGCAAAAATGTTTGTGGCCAAGTTAAAACCTGATGCGCAGCCAGTTCAACAAGCTGAACCGTCGCGAAGCATATCAGTCGAACCGTTGGACTCTGGGATTTCTGGATTAGGTGCTAAGGCTGCCAAAGAAAGAGACAGTAGCTCGATTCCATATGTAGCTGAGTCAAAACTAGCGGATGATGGTAACAGTGAAAGACGATCAAAGAGGAATTACCGTTCGAGATCACAGAGAGATGAAGATGGTAAGATGGAAcaaggagaagaggaagagagcaGCATGGACGAAGTTACAGAAGAAACCAAGACTGATAAGAAGCATTCATGTAGTAGAAAACGGCATAAACATAAGACACGATACTCTTCCAAGGACAGACATTCTCGGGACAAGCACAAGCATGAGAGCTCCTCAGATGATGAGTATCACAGTCGTTCGCGTCATAGACACAGACACAGCAAATCTTCAGATAGGCATGAGCTTTATGATTCTTCTGATAATGAGGGTGAGCACCGACACAGATCCAGTAAGCATAGCAAAGACGTTGATTATTCTAAGGACAAGCGTAGCCATCATCACAGATCCAGGAAGCATGAAAAGCACCGTGATTCATCTGATGATGAACATCATCACCACCGACACAGATCCAGTAGACGCAAGCACGAGGACTCTTCAGACGTTGAGCATGGTCATCGTCACAAGTCTAGTAAACGTataaagaaagatgagaaaacAGTGGAAGAGGAGACTGTTTCAAAGTCAGATCAGTCTGATCTTAAAGCATCTCCTGGAGATAACATCCCGTATCTGCAAAATGAACCATCTCAAGTTTCGGATGAGCTAAGAGCCAAAATCCGTGCCATGTTAGCTGATACCTTGTACGTTTCTTCTAACTGA